One window of the Candidatus Binataceae bacterium genome contains the following:
- a CDS encoding VOC family protein, giving the protein MKLSFARIVTADVGALANFYREVTGITPNFLSDAYVEFAASGAALAISSQQTMDAYGARATQPGSNRSVVFDFQVADVDLERSRLGKLVTEFVLEPTNQPWGNRSMLFRDPDGNLINFFAPIRTGQVSTEK; this is encoded by the coding sequence ATGAAATTGTCGTTCGCTCGAATCGTTACTGCCGACGTAGGCGCCCTGGCGAACTTCTATCGCGAGGTGACCGGAATCACCCCGAACTTCCTGAGTGACGCTTATGTCGAATTCGCGGCCAGCGGGGCCGCGCTGGCAATCTCAAGCCAACAGACAATGGACGCATATGGAGCGCGGGCCACGCAGCCGGGCTCTAATCGATCAGTAGTTTTCGATTTTCAGGTCGCCGACGTCGATCTCGAGCGCAGTCGCCTGGGAAAGCTGGTCACGGAATTCGTGCTTGAGCCCACCAATCAGCCGTGGGGCAATCGATCGATGTTGTTCCGCGATCCGGACGGTAATCTCATTAACTTCTTTGCGCCGATTCGGACGG